A region from the Sebastes umbrosus isolate fSebUmb1 chromosome 18, fSebUmb1.pri, whole genome shotgun sequence genome encodes:
- the ndufaf4 gene encoding NADH dehydrogenase [ubiquinone] 1 alpha subcomplex assembly factor 4, which translates to MGARVARMFRNFNLENRVHREISKEKPRAAPRHDTGLPQPSSSTDAEAVNQKNDPLLALLKSVYVESTDPDPAAAEASKDVTVGKYAERRPLKYSLPGNPYGMVELTDVPKGKLTIAETLKALSSHQRQPETWTPGKIAQEYCLDPKDTRALLEFFIPFQVQIIPPKTEKAKQIKAS; encoded by the exons ATGGGTGCTCGGGTTGCGCGTATGTTCAGAAACTTCAACCTGGAGAACCGCGTTCACCGAGAAATCTCCAAAGAGAAGCCGCGAGCAGCGCCGCGACACGACACCGGCCTGCCgcagccctcctcctccactgacG CGGAGGCGGTGAACCAGAAGAACGACCCTCTACTGGCCCTCCTGAAGTCCGTCTATGTGGAGTCCACAGACCCggacccagcagcagcag AGGCGTCAAAGGATGTGACCGTGGGTAAATATGCGGAGCGGCGGCCGCTGAAGTACAGTCTACCGGGCAACCCTTACGGCATGGTGGAGCTCACAGATGTTCCCAAAGGCAAGCTGACCATCGCCGAGACGCTGAAGGCCCTGAGCAGCCACCAGCGTCAGCCTGAGACGTGGACGCCGGGAAAGATCGCTCAGGAATATTGTCTGGACCCGAAGGACACGAGAGCTCTTCTAGAGTTCTTCATCCCCTTCCAGGTTCAGATCATACCGCCCAAGACTGAAAAGGCCAAGCAGATAAAGGCCTCTTAG
- the gpr63 gene encoding probable G-protein coupled receptor 63: protein MVHSATAPLPEAGDTNATLCCLVTGLLNFSSTRPSMENISMGSRSPPEPGTPTTTAESPESQRGVGLPLQVFFCFVMVAILLFALLGNVVVCLMVYQRSAMRSAINILLASLAFADMMLAILNMPFALVTVVTTQWIFGDVFCRVSAMLFWFFVMEGVAILLIISIDRFLIIVQKQDKLSPQRAKVLIVVTWGLSFIFSFPLAVGSPPLQIPPRAPQCVFGYSVDPGYHTYVLILLLVFFFLPFMVMLYTFMGILNTIRHNAIRIHSHPDSICLSQASKLGLLSLQRPFQMNIDMSFKTRAFTTILILFSVFTVCWAPFTAYSLVATFSDGFYHKDSFFQVSTWVLWLCYLKSALNPLIYYWRIKKFRDACLDLMPKYFKFLPQLPGNTKRRIQPSAVYVCGEHRSVV from the coding sequence ATGGTTCACTCCGCTACTGCCCCGCTTCCAGAGGCGGGGGACACTAACGCCACTCTCTGCTGTCTCGTTACGGGGCTGCTGAACTTTTCCTCCACGAGGCCGTCGATGGAGAACATCTCCATGGGCTCCCGGTCGCCCCCGGAGCCGGGCACGCCGACGACGACGGCGGAGTCCCCGGAGAGCCAGCGAGGCGTCGGCCTGCCCCTGCAGGTCTTCTTCTGCTTCGTCATGGTCGCCATCCTGCTCTTTGCTCTGCTGGGCAACGTGGTGGTGTGCCTGATGGTGTACCAGAGGTCCGCCATGCGCTCGGCCATCAACATCCTCCTGGCGAGCCTGGCGTTTGCCGACATGATGCTGGCCATCCTGAACATGCCCTTCGCTCTGGTCACCGTGGTGACCACCCAGTGGATTTTCGGAGACGTGTTCTGCAGAGTGTCGGCAATGCTCTTTTGGTTCTTCGTGATGGAGGGCGTGGCTATACTGCTTATAATAAGCATAGACCGTTTTCTTATTATTGTCCAGAAGCAAGATAAGCTGAGTCCACAGAGAGCTAAAGTGCTCATCGTGGTCACATGGGGATTGTCTTTCATTTTCTCCTTCCCACTGGCTGTCGGTTCCCCTCCCCTACAGATCCCCCCCAGGGCTCCCCAGTGTGTATTCGGCTACAGCGTCGATCCCGGTTACCACACCTACGTGTTGATACTACTGCTAGTCTTCTTCTTTCTACCTTTCATGGTCATGCTGTACACATTCATGGGGATCCTGAACACCATCCGCCACAACGCCATCCGCATCCACAGCCACCCGGACAGCATCTGTCTGAGCCAGGCCAGCAAACTGGGCCTGCTGAGCCTCCAGAGGCCCTTCCAAATGAACATAGACATGAGCTTCAAGACCCGTGCCTTCACCaccatcctcatcctcttctccGTGTTTACAGTGTGCTGGGCGCCGTTCACCGCCTACAGTCTGGTAGCTACATTCAGCGACGGTTTCTACCACAAAGACAGCTTTTTTCAAGTCAGCACGTGGGTCCTGTGGTTGTGCTACCTCAAGTCGGCCCTCAACCCCCTCATCTACTACTGGCGGATCAAGAAGTTCCGCGACGCCTGCCTCGACCTGATGCCCAAGTACTTCAAGTTTCTTCCTCAGCTGCCGGGCAACACGAAGAGGCGCATCCAGCCGAGCGCGGTGTACGTGTGCGGAGAGCATCGCTCCGTGGTGTAA